In a single window of the Magnolia sinica isolate HGM2019 chromosome 7, MsV1, whole genome shotgun sequence genome:
- the LOC131250578 gene encoding cyclin-SDS-like, which yields MVSSNNEQQSPFSCKTRAIGWSEMFSRCKNSDGEYVEFSQPSLSSILGESSVDSETSGRNSTLSVCFFALLQYTKWLSRSSSRLEFGASDRIEDEYSDEFMLLRFENEEHEESYKKLRNRERRHEYRHDYAEEYGPTTKYGDVVLQQRLLMMNCIIEVRDSRITFS from the exons ATGGTTAGCTCAAATAATGAGCAGCAGTCTCCATTCAGCTGCAAAACTCGTGCAATCGGATGGTCAGAGATGTTCAGTCGCTGTAAAAATTCAGACGGAGAGTATGTCGAGTTTTCTCAGCCATCGCTTTCGTCGATCCTAGGAGAGTCGTCGGTTGATTCAGAAACATCCGGCCGTAATTCCACTCTGTCGGTCTGTTTTTTCGCTCTTTTACAATACACGAAGTGGTTGTCGAGGTCGAGCTCGCGTCTGGAATTTGGAGCGTCTGATAGAATTGAAGATGAATACTCTGACGAATTTATG CTTTTGAGGTTCGAAAATGAAGAGCATGAAGAGAGCTACAAAAAGCTCAGGAACAGGGAGAGGAGACACGAGTATCGGCACGACTATGCCGAGGAATACGGCCCGACAACAAAGTACGGAGATGTTGTGCTCCAGCAGCGGCTGCTGATGATGAACTGCATAATCGAGGTGAGAGACTCTCGAATCACGTTTTCTTAA
- the LOC131250579 gene encoding putative disease resistance protein RGA3: MADALISFVVESLGSMALQELRSLVGVNEDLEKLSRNFDYLQAVLTDAEKRQVKDKSVKRWLGDLKDVVYDIDDVLEEWKVVNDGCDDATSSEDKKVFAHSFSPFFCFARASFHVKTRDRIKAISARLDEIKERKNSFSFSEVREEGGVVELDSRETSSFIDENEIFGRDRVKERIVSQLVEGSSDEEGLAVISIIGMAGIGKTAVAQLVFKDVRVKRHFDKMIWVSFPGDFDVRRIYREIINTGRLDTGGMVASLRFDVSLERLQRLAAFELGDKRFLLVLDGVRNVNDAQWTRLMIPLSVAMKESRILVTTRNEHVTKSLSSPLMYELQPLSENDCWSLFRHRAFSGGRSGDELVKLEALGRKIVKKCQGIPLLLDAIGSALRRKRDVQDWQSVLDEATGDSLGTDKIASVVLESFHDLPKHLQQCFAFCSIFPKDHLIEKDKLIKLWMAHGFIPQTGRGDMERLGCSYFNDLVRRSLFQYIETDEEGDPKYCMIHDMIHDLCKSIMSECLNIKEETPRSQLAKARHASWICNEDVKSIPSFIYIAKNLRTLILIGWSKIPSLSHRFFHSLKRLRALDLSGSAIERLPNSLQNLKLLRYLDLSATHIQELPEFVSGLCLLQTLKLNHCFSLRKLPKGIVKLIKLRHLEIEGIFLDCLPEGMGRLTSLRTLTKFITGGESGCKIAELKDLNLLQGKLEITCLNRVASTDEANEAKLENKQNIQTLKLSCKSGICYETQTENEVEQVEGVFEALRPPPNLRDLTMSEYIGRQFPSWLGDCSLYSNLTKMQLSDCKCRQMPALGKLPSLKWLKIEAMFDVRRVGSEFFGNSHDGVTGTFPKLEILIFLSMEIWEEWKLNVGAGSFPSLFQLRISSCKKLKALPELQHVISLQELKIEYCPILSSQCQKVVGADWNKIAHVPNITIDGRKIQ; this comes from the coding sequence ATGGCAGATGCACTGATTTCTTTTGTGGTGGAGAGTTTGGGTTCCATGGCCTTGCAAGAGCTGAGGTCGTTAGTGGGTGTTAATGAAGATCTTGAAAAGCTCTCGCGTAACTTCGATTATCTTCAAGCAGTGCTCACCGACGCAGAGAAGCGGCAAGTGAAGGATAAATCGGTAAAAAGATGGTTAGGAGATCTCAAAGATGTGGTATACGACATCGACGACGTTTTAGAGGAGTGGAAGGTGGTGAACGACGGTTGCGATGATGCCACCAGCTCCGAAGATAAGAAGGTATTTGCCCACTCATTCTCACCTTTTTTCTGTTTTGCTAGAGCCAGCTTTCATGTTAAGACCAGAGATCGGATAAAAGCGATTAGTGCAAGATTAGACGAGATCAAAGAACGCAAGAATAGCTTCTCTTTCAGCGAAGTCAGGGAAGAAGGTGGAGTGGTCGAGTTGGATTCGAGGGAAACGAGTTCATTCATAGATGAAAATGAGATTTTTGGTAGGGATCGAGTTAAGGAGAGGATTGTCAGCCAGTTGGTAGAGGGCAGCAGTGATGAGGAGGGCCTCGCAGTCATTTCTATCATTGGGATGGCAGGAATTGGAAAAACCGCTGTCGCTCAATTAGTCTTCAAGGATGTTAGGGTTAAGAGGCACTTCGATAAAATGATTTGGGTGAGTTTTCCCGGAGATTTCGATGTGAGGAGGATCTATCGTGAAATCATTAATACAGGGAGATTGGATACAGGGGGAATGGTGGCATCTTTGCGATTCGATGTATCCTTGGAACGTTTGCAACGTCTTGCTGCGTTTGAGCTAGGAGATAAGCGGTTTCTGCTCGTGCTGGATGGCGTGCGCAATGTTAATGATGCCCAGTGGACAAGGCTTATGATTCCGCTCAGTGTAGCCATGAAAGAAAGTAGAATTTTAGTTACCACTCGTAACGAGCATGTCACGAAATCATTGTCCTCGCCCCTGATGTACGAACTGCAACCGTTGTCTGAGAATGATTGTTGGTCGTTGTTCAGACACAGAGCTTTCTCTGGAGGAAGAAGTGGGGATGAGCTTGTCAAGTTAGAGGCATTGGGTAGAAAAATTGTGAAAAAGTGCCAAGGAATTCCTCTCCTGTTGGACGCAATAGGAAGTGCCTTGCGCAGAAAAAGAGATGTACAGGACTGGCAGTCTGTCTTAGATGAAGCGACGGGGGATTCATTGGGTACTGATAAAATTGCATCCGTTGTTTTAGAGAGCTTCCATGATTTGCCAAAGCATTTGCAGCAATGCTTTGCTTTCTGTTCCATATTTCCAAAGGATCATTTGATAGAGAAAGACAAGCTAATCAAGTTGTGGATGGCCCATGGTTTCATTCCCCAAACGGGAAGAGGAGACATGGAGAGACTAGGTTGTTCGTATTTCAATGATTTAGTAAGGCGTTCCTTGTTTCAATACATAGAGACAGATGAAGAAGGTGATCCAAAGTATTGCATGATACATGACATGATCCATGACCTCTGCAAATCTATTATGAGTGAGTGTTTAAACATAAAAGAGGAAACGCCAAGGAGTCAGCTTGCAAAGGCTCGCCATGCCTCATGGATTTGCAATGAGGATGTAAAATCCATTCCTTCCTTCATATACATAGCCAAAAATTTGCGTACACTCATACTCATTGGATGGTCTAAAATTCCCAGTCTTTCTCATCGTTTTTTTCACAGCTTAAAACGTCTGAGAGCATTGGATTTGAGTGGAAGCGCAATAGAACGGCTCCCAAATTCTTTGCAGAACTTGAAGCTTTTGCGATACCTCGACTTGTCTGCAACCCATATACAAGAATTGCCCGAATTTGTAAGTGGCCTCTGTCTTTTGCAGACCTTAAAGCTTAATCATTGCTTTAGTCTTAGAAAACTCCCTAAAGGGATTGTGAAACTGATCAAATTAAGACATCTTGAAATCGAAGGAATCTTTTTGGACTGCTTACCAGAAGGCATGGGGAGGTTAACATCACTTCGAACCTTAACTAAGTTCATTACAGGGGGTGAGAGCGGATGTAAAATTGCAGAACTGAAAGACCTTAACCTTCTTCAGGGGAAGCTAGAAATAACATGCTTAAACAGAGTAGCAAGTACAGATGAAGCTAACGAGGCAAAATTGGAGAACAAGCAGAACATCCAGACCTTGAAATTGTCATGTAAGTCAGGGATATGTTATGAAACACAGACAGAAAATGAGGTGGAGCAGGTGGAGGGTGTGTTTGAAGCCCTTCGACCCCCTCCAAACCTAAGAGATCTTACCATGTCAGAATACATTGGTCGCCAATTCCCAAGTTGGCTGGGAGATTGTTCACTGTATTCCAATCTTACCAAGATGCAATTATCAGATTGCAAATGCAGACAGATGCCAGCGCTTGGGAAACTGCCGTCCCTTAAATGGCTTAAGATAGAGGCCATGTTTGACGTTAGACGGGTGGGCAGCGAGTTTTTTGGGAACAGCCATGATGGGGTAACCGGAACATTCCCCAAATTAGAGATTCTTATCTTCCTAAGTATGGAAATTTGGGAGGAGTGGAAGTTGAATGTGGGAGCTGGATCATTCCCATCTCTCTTTCAATTACGCATATCGTCCTGCAAGAAGTTAAAGGCACTGCCAGAACTGCAACACGTCATTTCACTTCAGGAACTCAAAATCGAATATTGTCCAATCCTAAGCAGTCAATGCCAGAAGGTGGTAGGAGCAGATTGGAACAAGATAGCCCACGTCCCCAACATCACCATTGATGGGAGGAAAATCCAATGA